The nucleotide sequence CGATTTAACAAATATGGTTATTGATCGTTATCCGGAGTTGGTTGCGGGAATCAAAGGTTTGTCTGAAGAAACAACAACGGGTGTGCACCGTTTATACGAGCGTGTAAAAGCAGGAACATTACCAATGCCGGCTATCAATGTGAACGATTCGGTTACCAAATCTAAATTCGATAATAAATACGGATGTAAAGAATCGGCTGTTGATGCTATTCGCCGTGCAACTGATTTAATGTTAGCTGGTAAACGCGTGGTTGTTTGTGGATACGGCGATGTTGGTAAAGGTACAGCGGCATCTTTCCGTGGAGCAGGATCTATTGTTACAGTTACCGAAATTGATCCAATTTGTGCGTTACAAGCAGCTATGGACGGTTACGAAGTAAAGAAATTAGATACTGTTGTTGGTAATGCAGATATTATTATTACAACTACCGGAAATAAAGACATCGTTGTAGGTCGTCATTTCGAAAAAATGAAAGATAAAACGGTTGTTTGTAACATTGGTCACTTTGATAACGAGATTGATATGGCTTGGTTAAACAAAAACCACGGTGCTTCTAAAATTGAAATAAAACCTCAGGTTGATAAATATACAATCAATGGAAAAGACATCATCATTTTAGCCGAAGGTCGTTTGGTAAACTTGGGTTGTGCAACAGGGCATCCATCATTTGTAATGAGCAACTCGTTTACAAACCAAACATTGGCTCAAATTGAATTATGGAATCATTCTGATAAATACGAGAACAACGTTTATATGTTGCCTAAGCATTTAGATGAAAAAGTGGCGGCTTTACACTTGGCAAAATTAGGTGTCGAGCTGGAAACATTGTCAACCGAACAAGCAAATTACATTGGTGTAACGGTTGAAGGTCCGTTTAAACCGGAATATTACAGATACTAATTTGATATTTAATAAAACTAAAAGCAACTCAAATCGAGTTGCTTTTTTATTCTGACAAGGTACTGATTTCAGGGTCATTCCAAAATTCGGTATTGTATAATGTACCTCGGCGATATAATGTTGTGGATGAGGAGGCATTGATTTTAGAACCTGTTAATTTATTAGTTTCCAATGTATAAAAAGAAGATTGACTGTGTAATTTGATTGTTTTTAAATCGTTACTTTTTGGTGTTATAAATAGTTTTACATTATATTTTGCATAGGTAGGATAATATAAATTATCTGTAACCAGATATTTAGACTCAAAACTATCTTCAATCGGTTCCATTTTTATTAAAATAGAATTTACAGGTTTGTTGTATTTTAATTTTTCCTTGGCGAAAGCAAAATTTGTTTCTAATATCAGTTTTTTTTCTTCATCAAATGTGAAATAACCACTATATAAGAAACGTTTTTTACTTTTTTCTTTAGGTGTAATGTAACAAGTATGAATTTTTTTATTTCCTACTAATTTTGCAGTTACAGAAAACTCGTAATTTTTATCTTTAATAAGGACTTTGATGAAATTAAATAACATACTACGTTTTGCTAAATTAGCAGGACTTGTATTAAATTGTCTGCTAAATTCATCAGTAGGGTCAATATATTCTTTAACTCTCGATTGCTTAATAGAACTTTGTACATCTTCTACGCTATTTATACTGAAATCTACCAAACCGTCAGCAAGACAAGCTAATTGATTATTTTCTAAATAGTTTTCGCGACAATACGTTTTTAATATAATATCTCTGCTAAACGATTTTATGGAGTTATCTATAACCTCTTTTAAAAAACTTTTTAAATTGTCGTAAATCACAATTTCTTCTAATGTTTCCGAATTGGGTGTTAATTCCCAAACAAAATTTTGTGAGGCGTTAAATACCTTTTCGCTGTAAACATATTCGTAATCGTTAATAAACAATTTTTTGTTTAAAACAGTATTTGGTAAAACAACTTCGCCTTTCTCGTTACTTGTAACAAAAAAAGATTGATCTTCACTTATAATTGTTATTTGAGTAAGAACTTCTTTGGTTTCACTGTTTTTAATAACGCCTTTAAAGGTTTGTGCTTTTAAGTTTTTGAAATTCAAAAGTATAAAAATAATTGTAAGGGTATTTTTCATTTTTGTTTTGTTATTTTTGTTACTCTTCAAACTCATCCATTAATTCTTTAAGTTGTTTCAGGTATCTGCCATAAAATTTCTTAATCATCCATTCTGAAAAAAGAATAAGGAGCACTACTGATATAATACCAATAATTAAAATAGAGTAAATAAATGCCGGATCGGTTTGCAGCGTGTGGCTAAAATGATAAAATTTATCTACAATTTCCGCGGTTTTACCTTTGCTTGACGTAATTACAAGTAGTGCAATTGCCGTGGGTAATAGCACGTACATAGACGAACGGTAGGTTTCAATAGCAAAGTGAAATTCATAATACAAACGCATAATACTTTCGCGGCTGTTAAAGGTATTAGGTTGTTTAATCATTTTACTGATGGTGTAAAACCGGCGGTAATAGTACAAGCCAAAAATGATAAACTGAAACACCAAAAAATAATAGATAAGGCTGATAACCCCATTAATCTGATAAAGATCTATAAAAGGTACAATAAAAAGAAAAATAATACTTGATAGCCACAAAATTGCTTCTCTGCGGAAACTTTTAATGATCTTTTCTGCAAGCGATTTGGTTTTTGTTAAATATTCGGGTTTTATTTTTATGTCTTGTTCCGGTTGTTTGTCCCACTGTTTTTTTAACTCATCAAAATTCATATCCGTTCTTTTTTATGATGGTTTGTAATTTTTCTTTTGTTCTGTTTAATTTTACACGTGCATTCACTTCGCTGATACCAAGATTTTCAGAAATTTCTTTATGATTCATTCCTTCTAAAAACAAAAAAATCAACGCTTTTTCTACTTTGTTCAACTCTTGCACGGCATTGTAAAAATAGTTAAGCTGTTCTTCTTTTTGGTAATTGTTATCGTCGTCAATCCGGTCAAAGTTTTCGTGCAGTTCGTATTTGTCTTGCTTTTTATCTTCTTTTTTAAAGAAGGTTAAAGCGGTATTTAAGCAAACACGATACATCCACGTAGAAAACTGGCTGCCACCTTTAAAGTTATCGTACGATTTCCATAACTGGTAAGTCATCTCCTGAATCAGGTCTTCTTGATCTTCCGTATGATCAAAATACATCCTTGAAATTTTATATAAAATTCCCTTGTGCTTTTGCATCAGATTTAAAAACTCTTTTTCAGTAGCTCTCAACGTGTGTAATTTTCTGTAAGGTTAGTATGAAAGAATACGATTTGTTACACAAAAATAAAAAACTCGTTAGAATTTCTAACGAGTTTTTTATCAATTGCTGATTTTGTCATATTGAGCAAAACGAAGTGAAGTAGAAATATCTCTATTCCTTTTTCGCCGAATGACAAAAATTATCCTAAATACGTTTTTAAGATTTTACTACGAGATGTATGTTTTAATCTACGGATTGCTTTCTCTTTGATTTGACGAACACGTTCGCGCGTTAAATCAAAAGTTTCGCCAATTTCTTCCAATGTCATTGGGTGTTGGTCGCCTAAACCAAAATATAAACGAACTACATCGGCCTCGCGAGGTGTTAATGTTTCCAATGCACGTTCAATTTCGGTACGCAACGATTCGTGAATTAACGTACGATCCGGATTTGGTGATTCGCCCGAACGCAATACATCATATAAGTTTGAATCTTCTCCTTCAACCAAAGGTGCATCCATTGATAAATGACGTCCCGAATTTTTCATCGATTCTTTTACGTCGTTTACCGTCATATCTAATTCTTTAGCGATTTCTTCTGCCGATGGCGGACGTTCGTTAGATTGTTCTAACAACGCGTACATTTTGTTGATTTTGTTGATCGATCCAATTTTATTCAGCGGTAAACGAACAATACGTGATTGTTCTGCCAATGCAGATAAAATAGATTGACGAATCCACCAAACAGCGTACGAAATAAATTTAAAACCACGTGTTTCATCAAAACGTTGTGCGGCTTTAATTAAACCTAAATTTCCTTCGTTAATTAAATCGGGCAATGTTAAACCTTGGTTTTGATATTGTTTTGCTACCGATACTACGAAACGTAAATTAGCTTTTGTTAATTTCTCTAAAGCACGCTGATCGCCAGCTTTAATGCGTTGTGCCAATTCTACTTCTTCGTCGGCTGTAATTAAATCTACCTTACCAATTTCTTGTAAATATTTGTCTAATGATGCTGTTTCACGATTAGTTACCTGCTTGGTAATTTTAAGCTGTCTCATTTTTAATAACCCCTTTCTTTGTTGTTAGTTTTAGTTATACGCACAAAGTGGTAAAAGGTTACAACAATTTTAAAAATTTTTTTATTTTAATCAGCTTTGTCAAAGTTTTAAACTTTGACAAAGCTTTTAAGCTATTTTGTTTTTAAAATCAGAAATTAAAATCTTTTATTTTGTTATGACAAATAGTAAAGTTTTCTTTAGAATTAAAAAGAGCTATAATTTCATTTCTCATTAAACTTGTTTTAGCATCTGATAAAATTGATTTGTACGATGAATGTTTATATTCCTTAAAATCAACTTTTAAATCTTTTGGATTTTGATGTATGTAGATGATTACGTTTCTTAAGTATTCTTCTGAATCTATTTTAATTCTTTTAAAAGGACTTTCGAATAAGCTACCATGTCGATTTTGTGTTTTGTTGTATGATTGAGTGTAAGAACTGATAAATTTACTAATCTGTTTACTTGCGATATTTTTAATAGAATGTAAGCCTTCATTAATAGTTGAATTTATTGGTTTTGAGTTTTCTAAAAATTCTTCTATTTCTTCTCTCGTTTTTATTTTAAGTAAAATATGAAAATGATTAGGCATTAAACAATAGGCATAAACATCTGCAA is from Flavobacterium dauae and encodes:
- a CDS encoding transposase; translated protein: MDIRILNLEADNYYHIYNRGINSGKVFQTDENYNYFLKQLSKYILNIADVYAYCLMPNHFHILLKIKTREEIEEFLENSKPINSTINEGLHSIKNIASKQISKFISSYTQSYNKTQNRHGSLFESPFKRIKIDSEEYLRNVIIYIHQNPKDLKVDFKEYKHSSYKSILSDAKTSLMRNEIIALFNSKENFTICHNKIKDFNF
- a CDS encoding RNA polymerase sigma factor; amino-acid sequence: MYFDHTEDQEDLIQEMTYQLWKSYDNFKGGSQFSTWMYRVCLNTALTFFKKEDKKQDKYELHENFDRIDDDNNYQKEEQLNYFYNAVQELNKVEKALIFLFLEGMNHKEISENLGISEVNARVKLNRTKEKLQTIIKKNGYEF
- the ahcY gene encoding adenosylhomocysteinase, with product MSTKTIPYVPYKVKDISLAAWGRKEIELAEAEMPGLMALRAEYKDEQPLKGARIAGCLHMTIQTAVLIETLKALGAEVTWSSCNIFSTQDQAAAAIAETGIQVYAWKGLNEEEFDWCIEQTLFFGENREPLNMILDDGGDLTNMVIDRYPELVAGIKGLSEETTTGVHRLYERVKAGTLPMPAINVNDSVTKSKFDNKYGCKESAVDAIRRATDLMLAGKRVVVCGYGDVGKGTAASFRGAGSIVTVTEIDPICALQAAMDGYEVKKLDTVVGNADIIITTTGNKDIVVGRHFEKMKDKTVVCNIGHFDNEIDMAWLNKNHGASKIEIKPQVDKYTINGKDIIILAEGRLVNLGCATGHPSFVMSNSFTNQTLAQIELWNHSDKYENNVYMLPKHLDEKVAALHLAKLGVELETLSTEQANYIGVTVEGPFKPEYYRY
- a CDS encoding sigma-70 family RNA polymerase sigma factor, which translates into the protein MRQLKITKQVTNRETASLDKYLQEIGKVDLITADEEVELAQRIKAGDQRALEKLTKANLRFVVSVAKQYQNQGLTLPDLINEGNLGLIKAAQRFDETRGFKFISYAVWWIRQSILSALAEQSRIVRLPLNKIGSINKINKMYALLEQSNERPPSAEEIAKELDMTVNDVKESMKNSGRHLSMDAPLVEGEDSNLYDVLRSGESPNPDRTLIHESLRTEIERALETLTPREADVVRLYFGLGDQHPMTLEEIGETFDLTRERVRQIKEKAIRRLKHTSRSKILKTYLG